A window of Marinobacter salarius contains these coding sequences:
- a CDS encoding class II aldolase/adducin family protein encodes MTTTDDHSSQRDLRKAEWKVRTELAAAYRLVALFGWDDLVFTHLSARVPGPDHHFLINPYGLLFHEITASSLVKVDKDGQVVESGGLARVNPAGFTIHSAVHMGREDAGAVMHLHAPDGVAVSAHRDGLLPLSQTAMLCLNHLSYHDYEGVALNLDERERLIRDLGDKSMMMLRNHGVLTAGKDVPETFTYLYFLMKACEIQVKAQSCGPTCMPSEQAIQTTADQSQSLGSAAALTWPALVRLLDSKSPGYAV; translated from the coding sequence ATGACGACAACCGACGATCATTCATCACAGCGGGATCTGAGAAAAGCCGAATGGAAGGTCCGTACCGAGCTGGCCGCCGCCTATCGGCTGGTGGCGCTGTTTGGCTGGGACGACCTGGTATTCACCCACCTCTCTGCGCGGGTGCCGGGGCCGGATCATCATTTCCTGATCAACCCCTATGGGCTTCTGTTCCATGAAATCACCGCGTCGTCACTGGTGAAGGTGGATAAGGATGGCCAGGTGGTGGAGTCTGGTGGCCTCGCCCGTGTTAACCCGGCTGGATTTACCATTCACAGTGCCGTTCACATGGGCCGCGAGGATGCCGGGGCGGTGATGCACCTGCACGCGCCGGATGGGGTGGCTGTGTCGGCCCATCGGGATGGTCTGTTGCCCTTGAGCCAGACGGCGATGTTGTGCCTGAATCATCTGAGCTATCACGATTATGAAGGTGTGGCGCTGAACCTGGATGAGCGGGAGCGGCTGATCAGGGATCTGGGTGACAAGTCGATGATGATGCTGCGCAATCACGGTGTGCTGACGGCAGGCAAGGACGTGCCGGAGACGTTCACCTATCTGTATTTCCTGATGAAGGCCTGCGAGATCCAGGTCAAGGCCCAGAGCTGCGGGCCAACCTGTATGCCGTCAGAGCAGGCCATTCAGACAACCGCTGACCAGTCTCAGTCGCTGGGTAGTGCAGCGGCATTGACCTGGCCCGCATTGGTTCGGCTTCTGGATAGCAAGAGTCCCGGGTACGCTGTTTGA
- a CDS encoding acyl-CoA dehydrogenase produces MDFRLNEEQQMLQDTVERLVRGEYSFEKRLAFSETELGFSADFWQQLSELGLTAVPFSEELGGFGGGGVEVQSVMTELGRGLCLEPYVQSIILGGGLIGQAGNDSQKDTWLAGIASGELKAAVGLQEPQSFYDLNNVETRAEKNGEGYVLNGRKAVVISGHCADLIVVSARTSGDARDADGISLFALSPDTAGVERRAYPTIDGSRGCDITLNNVQVGADALLGEEGKAAGVIEYQAGRAIAAICAEAVGVMEMANELTLDYLKQRKQFGVPIGRFQVLQHRMVDMMSELEQARSMAILAASVADSESSDERRRVLAAAKNVIGRAGQFISEAGIQSHGGIGMTWEYNFAHYAKRLIAINHQLGDDDFHLEQYATLLQAG; encoded by the coding sequence ATGGATTTCCGACTTAACGAAGAGCAGCAGATGCTGCAGGACACCGTGGAGCGGCTGGTGCGCGGTGAGTACAGTTTTGAAAAGCGCCTGGCGTTCAGTGAGACGGAACTGGGCTTCAGCGCCGATTTCTGGCAGCAACTCAGTGAGCTGGGCCTGACCGCCGTACCTTTCTCCGAGGAACTGGGTGGCTTTGGCGGCGGCGGTGTGGAAGTTCAGTCCGTTATGACTGAGCTGGGCCGCGGGCTTTGCCTGGAGCCTTATGTACAGTCCATCATTCTGGGCGGCGGCCTGATTGGCCAGGCAGGCAACGACAGCCAGAAAGACACCTGGCTGGCCGGCATCGCCAGCGGCGAACTGAAAGCTGCGGTCGGCCTGCAGGAGCCTCAGAGTTTCTATGACCTGAATAACGTGGAAACCCGCGCCGAGAAAAACGGCGAGGGCTATGTCCTGAACGGCCGCAAGGCCGTGGTGATCAGCGGCCACTGTGCCGACCTGATCGTGGTGTCCGCGCGCACCTCAGGCGACGCCCGCGATGCCGACGGCATCAGCCTGTTTGCCCTGAGCCCGGATACCGCTGGCGTTGAGCGCCGAGCTTACCCCACTATCGACGGCTCCCGCGGCTGTGACATTACCCTGAACAACGTCCAGGTCGGTGCCGACGCGTTGCTGGGAGAAGAAGGCAAGGCTGCCGGGGTGATCGAATATCAGGCCGGTCGCGCCATCGCTGCCATCTGCGCCGAGGCTGTGGGTGTCATGGAAATGGCCAATGAGCTGACTCTGGATTACCTCAAACAGCGCAAGCAGTTTGGCGTGCCTATTGGCCGGTTCCAGGTGCTGCAGCACCGTATGGTGGATATGATGTCGGAACTGGAGCAGGCTCGTTCCATGGCAATTCTTGCCGCCAGCGTCGCCGACAGCGAATCGAGTGATGAACGCCGCCGCGTGCTGGCCGCTGCCAAGAACGTAATCGGCCGTGCCGGTCAGTTTATCTCCGAGGCCGGCATTCAGTCCCACGGTGGTATCGGCATGACCTGGGAGTACAACTTTGCTCACTACGCGAAGCGGCTGATCGCCATCAATCACCAGTTGGGCGATGACGATTTTCATCTGGAGCAATACGCCACCCTGTTACAGGCAGGCTAA